The Lepeophtheirus salmonis chromosome 2, UVic_Lsal_1.4, whole genome shotgun sequence region GAAGTTGACTGATGAGGAACTCGTGAGAAATATAGTCAAATACTTTATCGAAATCAATGAGTAAGACGGATAAATccactctgtcttttatgataTCCATGGTGCCTATAATGGAAAGAGAAATGTCCTGGTATTGTATTATATGAACGTATGGTGCAAGAAATAGATCTCatccttttcataaaattgagTTGATAGTTTGAAAGTACTACATGAAAAAGTGctcataaacaaaattaatattttgtatgaaagggtagaaattaaatttatgtttctcatttttgaaaagCATAATTTTTAAGGAGAGTGAGCTCTCCTTGACAAAATTGAcggattttaattaaatttttactgaaaaagagctggatttgtaaatataataatggaaGAAGTGAGttgtcaattgtttttttatatttttattatttctctctttaCATCttgttaaaatacatatttccgttttatgttataaaaaaaaatagagaaagtcaaattttctttataacataaaattatacctttatatatattttgttcaataaaaataaaataaaaactttaaagtttttcttttatttgtcgAACAAATATCGACCTGTtttaggattatatttatttaacaagaggggaaaaaatgaaagttagtctttgttatttttatatttcgttatttattttataaaatccaaaagttaatctctttcaaatttattaatagaaatcaAATGTGAGAACCTGCTACTAATTATAGAACATTATTTCATATgcatgattgttttttttcccctaaaaatcataaaaatattctttcataagtgttttatgtaaatatgattttgggtttttttcattatttttatttgattttttattatatttaatctttatttcgTTTTGTACctatataatgatgaaaattgatattatacatacatagatctCCTATTTAGACAGAATACAATGTCATTTTACATTATGCAAATCATTTTCCTTAAGGAGCTCAATTGGGGATGTTCGGATATACAGTGTGGCCCAACGTCTTGGAAATGAAACTTTAGAaaggtttcaaaaaattatgaaataatttaccGACTTTTCCCCCGTAATATCAGCTCGTAgagcaataaaaacaaacaattctaataaataataaaaaaatctttatgtaACCAAGAACCACAAAGATGTCGAATCAACCCATAAAAAATTAACCCAATCCTCCCagttttggatgatttttggcatACAAACTCAAATTCATAATTAGATTGAATATGccaaatttcagcacataattTTTAGGCATTAACGagatataaataacaaattcgTATTTGTCCTTTTGTGGAGCAAAATTTTCATCGTCGCTTCAATGTCTCATAAAGGACAACTACCCCAAGGGCAATTCTGTTTTCAAGCAAGGGTCCGggctagaaaaataaatcaaaaatggtGTGAAgacaatttgacaaatttctGGCCCTGGTCAGTGCGGCATCCGTCCTCACCGGGCTGCAACCCTCTTAACTTTCTACGTCctgaattaagttttaaattgaatttaaaaaaaaaaaaaaataatcatgaatatTAGAGTGTGGAtagttaaaagttatatttttttttaaattgaaattttttgtgaatagctgtggatttttgaaaaaactccaaaaaataatataacaaatatttaaaatttaatttttgaaacttttttttccaaaaaaattaactttctgttaatatgtattgatttatttttttccccaaaaattatgaTGTAACGAATTAGTCACATACGGACGTAAAGGGTTAACTATGACATCTGGGGTGTAATCCAATGGAAGTCCTGTACCACCTCCCATTTGAATGCCCTAAAGGCAGTCATGTAGAAGGAGTGGGCTGACAAGACGGAGCAATATCTAAAGAAGACCAGCAGGGGTGGccactttgagatttaattgcTGACATAAAGTCGCACTGTCTTACTAATAGcactttttgagaatcttgaaACAGTTGAGCCTGGAAAATGAGTTCACAGTTCGTCGGGGAAAACTGTTCAGGAATAGAAGAAGAATCTATGAAAGCATAAAGAAAGACAAACGAATGACTTCTAAGTAAAacagtaaattaatttaactacacttagattaaaaataggataaatACTGGAGTGTTCAAAAGTCTTAAACCTCTTAGATTTGCCTGGCAAAATATACTACCTGCAACCTGATTTGTTGTTATGCAATCTGAGTTCAATAGctctctttttatataaaaagaggaccatgaaatatatttttattagtcaagaTGCATCAACTAAGAAAAAGAGTAGAGAGTCTTAATCGTGCAGGCAAATCATCCCTTTTAAATTCATCAGATTTTGAGACCTTCAATCAGTCTCAATTCTGTTAAATATAACGTTATAAAGATTCGAAAGACTAGAAACGTTGATGATAAACCAAGAAGTGGACGCCCAAGGTCCGCTCGGAACCCCAATAACGtacagaaagttaaattaaaaatatacagaaacccCAACACATCAATGGCTAAGGAGATCAACGCGCCAAGGACTTCGATTAATCGAATCATCCATAAGGACCTATGGATGAGTTCTCTGAAGTTTCTTTACGTTCAGAATCTCACGGAAGATCCACGGATGAAACCGATTCAagtaagtaaaaagttatgagaaCTTTGCATGCGGAGAGGAAATATTGTGTTATCAGATGGGAAGAAATGTGACTTAGATCAAAAATTCAACTGTCAATATAACCCAATTATGGCCTCATCATCAAAAGATCTATCCTTAGACGAAAGAAAGTTACCAAAACGGGTTAATAGTCGTTCCTTTTTTGTGTGAGCAGGGATTTCATGTAAAGGAGATAAGCTTCCTTTGCTTTTTATTCTGAAAGGCCTCCGTATGAAGAAGGGAGAATACATTTCATATGTTTTGGAACCTGTAGTACTTCCCTGCTTTAAAGCCAATTCATCTAAAAAGATTAAGGGGGCCTTTCAGCAAAATAGAGCGCCAATAGATACCAGCGTCCAATGCCAAGAGTTGCttaaagcaaatattcctttttgGGATAAATCTATGTGGCCCCTTCGGGTCCAGATCTTAACCCCTTCCACTACTTTATGTAGGGTTATCTTAAGTCGAAGGTAAAACCTcgtcaatattttaatttgtaagatCTACTTGCTTCAATTCAGATGGAATGGGCGAAACTTCCCACATCTATGATACATTCAGCACGTGAACCATTCCAAATCACGTCGAAGGTGGATAATCGATAAAGGAGgcagttatattgaataatttattaaatatggaatattatttaatacattttctaaaatatttagcaaaaatgGTTTTCTCTACAATCTATCTAtcactcaatatataaaatttagtaagGTTTAAAACTTAAAGTCATCCGTTATATGCATATATCTGACACTGGagtatactgaaaagtattgtagattcaaaggaatcaATAGCAATTTTTAGCAATATTGGGGTGGATAATATCCCAGTTTCCTAATTGAGGGTtaaggacgagaaaagtaggataattagcgGAAATTATCTTACTCTTTCCTATCTAAAAGTTAATTTACTCTCTACAATATGGtagtataattatgtaataacatttttttaatacatattaaggtctaatatgtaataaaactaggcattagagagatatatttttgattgacagtaaggtttaagtccttctatctgttggtctcattttgacatccaacaGTTCACTATTTTCGTGTATATTAATagggaaaaaatgtattcattttatgGTAAACTACGATACTAATTTATTACGTTTAATTTGTAACAAATGTATCAAGTTTACGATGATTTTATGTCCCTTTcgttttaatcaaaattgttttattgcaACTTTGATATTAGTTTCTTACtactgttttgattttttattctgtgTTTATTAATGATATTGGTATGAATTGTCCTTAAAGTTGGCATTTGAATATacagggcagcaaaacgtggactgttgatttatgtttattttctcagtACTATGGAATGTTtggtgaatattttttgatattgtgtTTCCACTGTCCTTTTTACAttaacaaactatactaataacttagtcatttcatcatcatgagcgagcaataAGTAAAAAGAAAGCCCAATTAAGATCTCCTATATGCTGGAGCTTATATGTATGATGAAGATTActgacattgttaagtgttttaGGACCcagtttttaagttggccaagatgaaaaaaatgaagaagacctctccaggatatCAGGAAGTAAAGGGcataattttaaaaggaatacaAACTTCTTGTTAACTTTGGAGAATAACCCAAGTCGACCAATCGCCTCTCCAACGACTTTGCTGTGTCTCCCAGGGCCATCaagagggctataaagcacaaccttggattagtttctttcacaatgATCCTACGCTACCTTCTAACAGAGGGCATGGAAGCCAGGAGTCTCGAGAGACttaagaaaatcctcacatggatcaaggcaaacaggtcaattgtgaaaattttctcggactAGAAGATATTaacagttgatcaattctatAACCATCGGAACGACCACTGGCTTCAAGAAACAAAGGAAAAGGTCCCAGCTGCTCCTACTTTCTAGTACATGTTTATATAGCTCTGGATCTCCCATGGATCAGATCCATTGTTGCCAATTCTCACTgggtgttccaacaagatggagccCCTGCCCAAACTGCAAAGAAATCCCAAGGTTCGTTCCAACCAACATTCACTTCTGGGAAAAGGACTTCTGGCCACCACAGAGTCCAGACCTCAACCCTCTAGACTATTCTATCTAAGCGCACGTGGAGTCCTAGGTCTGCAGTAGACGCCACAACAGCGCCCGAGCTCTAAAGACCTCCATCAACAAAAAATGGCCGAGTACATCCAGAGGGTATGCAGCAGCTTTGGCTACCGCCTGGAGCTCAATTCTGAGGGTGGATACATcgactaaaacatgttctttgtgtttcaataaataataaatatttcataagcttatttccttaaaaatacgTAGTATATACAagaccggattgaacatttgtttatgttcataaaagacagaaagtaacCCTGAgggtttttttcaaaactataatacattcagaaaaaatttattgaacatGGTGGGTTTCCCGAACATCTAGCTATTGATGAAAGTATGAAACATTTTGCAAAACAATTTATTCGTGGTAAACCAATTAGATTTGCTTATAAGATGTGGACAATGTGCTCAAAAGGAGGATACTTACATGGATTTGATCTTTATATAGGCAAAAATGATGAAACTCCAATTGATAACGTTACAAAGATTGGATTAGGAGGGAATGTTGTCttgaatctaataaaaaagTCTAAACTTCCAGCAAATCATGgacataagattttttttgataattattttacaagcaTATCTCTGATGGAAGAATTAAAGACCCGAGGTTATCTTGCATCAGGAACTTGTAGAGATAATCGAACAGAAAAATGCCCTATCTCAGAGAAGAACTGGATGAAAAATGAGCCAGGAGGAGCTATGGATCAAAGAATGAGTCatgatattttacttataaaatggAAAGATAATAAAGAAGTGAATTTTGCTACCAATTTTGATTCCACCATTCTCAAGTCAACCAGGTGTTATATCCGAAACgaaataaagtataaacaaattCAACAGCCTGCCTGTTTTCAACAATATAATAGCCACATGGGATATGTTGACATTATGGACCCGGCCATTAGTACTTATAGAGTACGGATACGTATGGGGGTCTGCTATCGCCTGGTGTAAACAATGCTTACCAGCTAATGAAGACAAAAGGAACTCCATTAACGCACTACGAGTTTGTTCAAGCCTTAGCTCTTCATTATTGTTAATCTTTTGGACACTTAAGCTTAAAGGGGCGAAGGAAGTTTTCCAAGCTATCAGAAGTGGCTAGATTCGATGGTAAAGACCATTTGATAAGACCCTGTGACCAAGCAAAGCTATGTAGGAAATGTAAGGGCAGAACCACATTTATGTGCAAAAAATAGAACGTGGGTCTCCatccaaaatgttttttaatgctACCACacctatttataaattgtaacatTACCAAATATAATTCggtttttgtctttttggtttataaaaaaaagtcacataaGGTTTTCACTATTTTGATTACTAAGAACATATAAGAAACAATTatactaatcttttttttaaccctatAATGCCGAAATGTAGATTTTTCTACATGGCAATATTTCTGCAATAATAATTGCGAAttgtctgaaatttttttagggaaTACATTTAACTAAAAGAAACATCTGGTGTAAGTTTCATTAGCCTAGGTGTTTTATGGGACTTTCGGTCTTAATGGGTTAATATGGTAGTCATACAAATTTcaacttaataattaaaaggataaaaagttaaatgagattatttattttccagtaTTTCAGATCcagcttaaatatatattccccCACTTTTTACCTCCCTTGCCAAGCTGGCAATATCTGagtaatcatttatatattcttttcaaaTACAGAGCTTGTATCACCTTCATGGTTGAATAaacttaattcaattattaaaatatatatatatgccgaGTCTTTGGAAAGAACGTATATATACGACAGGCACAAATCGAATTATTGAGTTTTACAATTGAGAATAGGATTTCACTTATGATATAAAAACTTCAAGCAAAggtcaaaaataatgaattaattactttaatgcTTGTTGTTCTaaactatatatgtaatatatttatttgcgagctgaaaaaaggtttaaacatatatttgatcaagttattatttaattaattcaaattgcAAAGCggaaatttcaaaatgttttaaattaattatttccattttaataaattacatacaacatacaaagaagatttctttttttctttttttgtagattatgtacattaaaaatatgaaaatattgtaaCTACTCCTGCTGGGTTTCGAGTCTAAAAATCATAGACTGGTTTGAGATTTTTAGTAGACATAACTAATtcggttatttaaaaaagttcggtCTGGACATATCTCTAAGAAAAATCGGTATACAGAGTAGAGAACCAAAATATGTAGTCCCATTTAACTACGATTTTATCCCCGTTACTTTTAATTATGcattatgcaaccaaacgacagctggaacaaaaaaaagttttgtttttataccaggtctctaagtgtaaaattaacaatatggctgacttttgaCCTAGCTACATGTAGCCCGCCTCTAGGCGTGACTGCAACCCCCctgactttgcagtttgggggtCTCGGAGAAGAATGTTTGCCGTACCTTTCATCCTAATTTGGATTTCATCCAAGCTGCCATCACGACAGCTAATACTCATATAGATATGCGTGATACTCCATGGAACCGGTCTTCATCGTCAATAGCAACAAATATGTTCGCcggcgtgtcgaggctgttattggtTGTGAAGGAatacttattgaataaaaaatatagcaattaAGCCAACCCAGGATCCTTCCAGGGAATTCAATactttgtgttttaaaatgggTTAATAATAACGGTTTCCCCGGTAAAAGAGTACTAAATTAAAATGGTATTAGAATCTGTACTTGTGGCATCATTCAGTACAAGTCTTGTGTAGATACTTATTTAGGACCACGGTATATTCCAATCCCAATTGTTGGCCCTTAAACAAGATACAAtggatccctcgtgacgtcattgagggcgtttttcctttttttactattccatTATACAAGGGaataaattcaataactaagtaaaaatgatACGAGTATGTtcgttttataattaaaaaataaatgttttttgaaagatatcGACATTCTTAAGAAAAATTACAAGGGCCAACAATTAAgaaccggtcccaaggaccgaTGGGAACAGTTCTAAAATCAGACAGGACCGAATATGTAAGGACCAACACCACACTAATCAGtacctaataaaaaattatacagcaTATGACAAAACACCCCCAAAATTATgagtaagaaattttttttttctttttcaataactcatttattttatttcgtataaataaaatacatatttaagtatgGTTTTGGTACATTCTAAATCCcatcataaataaacataattttaatagacattttgaaattacaatcttttacaacataaaaacataagtAAAAATCAATCCTCTACAAAATCGggagggaaaatataaataaatatttatctataaaaccTGTGAATAAGTGTTAGTTAACTATTCAGCATAATCATCAAATCTCTTAATGGTTAAAAATTGCTcttaataaaacaaagcaagtatgaaaattgtatttcaaaaattctttttgaaaataaatgaaagaattcACAGTCATTTTCTTTCAAAGCTGTAGTATTTGAGTCTGTTTATGAGCGGTAAATGCATCCTTAATTTCCCTTTAGCCTCCCACCCTTATGTCATtttgaaaaaggagaaaagtTTCTCCCAAAAAGGTGAATGGAAAGGTTTGCTGAGAAAACAAGTAATACTGCTGTAATAGCCAGTTACCTAATTGTGGCCCAAGTAGCTTTAGTGTTAATGCCTTAGGGTTATGGGGAATTTGTTAAAAACTGCATGTTGAAGGCTGCTGAAATTGTATGTTCTAAGACTTTGCAACAAAtactaagaataaaaaaaaactaattataatgattttaatgGGCGTGCCGGCcagtaaaataaatgtaatcagATTAATCTGCATTAGGCCCCCAAACCAAAATGAGTTATATACCCCTCCTTTAAAAGAAGATGGGCTAACTTTTCTTTTTAGCAACTCTAGTAACATTTCCTTTAGTACTGTTCCCATctgaacttttgtttttatttttagtcgaaaaagtatgaaaatccTCTGAGTAATTTTAGTATAGTGACCATTCCTAGAACATACACGtagttaaaacaataaattcatCTCTAAGTTTTATACTAAGATTCATATTTTGACAGAATTTATATCTCtggtatatattttgttacaattaTTTCTGTTAAATATCAGGTATCCACAAAGGGAGGTAATGATATAGGATTAAATCTATAATTAGATGAAGCTATCAACATTAAAGTGCTTTtcattctctttttctttcGCCATACTTATACTAAAAAACTTCTCTTAAGAcagactaataaaatataagccaATCAATGTAG contains the following coding sequences:
- the LOC121113859 gene encoding piggyBac transposable element-derived protein 1-like — protein: MWTMCSKGGYLHGFDLYIGKNDETPIDNVTKIGLGGNVVLNLIKKSKLPANHGHKIFFDNYFTSISLMEELKTRGYLASGTCRDNRTEKCPISEKNWMKNEPGGAMDQRMSHDILLIKWKDNKEVNFATNFDSTILKSTRCYIRNEIKYKQIQQPACFQQYNSHMGYVDIMDPAISTYRVRIRMGVCYRLV